The following are from one region of the uncultured Campylobacter sp. genome:
- a CDS encoding glycosyltransferase codes for MDKFYKSFEDKFRGHRSEIKKRLLAYEPFLQILKQNNEKPAAVDLGCGRGEWLEILKQNGFTARGCDVSEEMLKECEKNALEAKKQGAIEFLSELEDSSLALVSAFQLVEHLEFSELCELIKQARRVLKDGGILILETPNPENLRVATLNFYLDATHVKPIPPMLLEYLCEFEGFNNTFMMRLNSNLSFSEDLENQNVTLRDVLSSVGLDYAILGLKNGDEKTREAFLNAAKSGYSFEELADRFDISAFENKTQMLELKNDVWKGSLETKEALWKSSLELMESKNQIVNLQNENARLHEDLENLLSKYLALNHKVYVLENEAPVIKNDIEQLKIFVAKFKRVAKPLIWVYKFLRFCKNLAKENLKKALKFGINLTERAANSHPKFKKNLKIFLNKFPALRARIFSLKGQVRDDIYVSQEGVFEPNVFELTHSKEYERNLELKNLKFNENFSELTVIGSISGHYSLAAINRNIVFRLLGKVKNVFVICYHENYFDKIEDIAITKDEYETLRSIVPDKNAHPKISDDKVAIYHHYPLIEDVRDGYGFEIAVFFWEESRIPPRTIEILNSKYKGILVSTFFIKKILIDNGCYTPVKVADIPLKMPPEPSVLQENSEQKREIKLFHISSCLPRKGADVLLRAFNEACKKAKFDLSLTIKSFPNPHNSATEQIELLVDKKYRSKIRVILNEDLTALDVANLYEQCDIVVLPTRGEGLNMPAIEGVHYKKPVISTDYSGQCEFLDDSCEFVGYKFAPAVTHFNLNYSFWAEPSVKDLGEKIIKVSEQILQNRAPNIEPLKHKVDEMMFGEKNALNFISSISHLKSFKNEPRELKIAYFSTYNAVCGIAEYSKYLTDELARTGANLEIYTWSEQKCAKEPNLAQENGVKVHEIEREKLLSELKTDANIIWLQHHFTFFEIDEKLKSDVAALKSQGKICFITLHATKQILNYPRQTQQNWHDTLYEFDRVFVHSIDDLNTLRLLGLADNVTLVPHGTQNLAPEQNKRKETDGKFRIGFFGLLFAHKNLPVLLQAFAKFSQNTDAKLIIISPVANADSEAELQRCRKLCEKLNLDEKVEWNTEFLPIEEVNKKLSDCDVIVLPYGQTDEGASGAARIALSACKNVIVTPSRIFSEMKNVTIKTDGFNDWHILEQLEKVKNSEIDAKIYDERTKWLSQNSWSSIAGLYLRIFRAVATDKNFMQHLKNGE; via the coding sequence ATGGATAAATTTTATAAAAGTTTCGAAGATAAATTTAGAGGCCATAGAAGCGAGATCAAAAAACGCTTGCTTGCTTACGAGCCGTTTTTGCAAATTTTAAAGCAAAATAACGAAAAGCCGGCGGCGGTCGATCTTGGTTGCGGCAGAGGCGAGTGGCTTGAAATTCTAAAACAAAACGGCTTTACCGCGCGCGGCTGCGACGTGAGCGAGGAGATGCTAAAAGAGTGCGAAAAAAACGCGCTTGAGGCTAAAAAACAAGGCGCGATAGAGTTTTTAAGCGAGCTAGAAGACTCAAGCCTTGCGCTCGTTAGCGCATTTCAGCTTGTGGAGCACTTGGAGTTTAGCGAGCTTTGCGAGCTAATCAAGCAGGCGCGCCGAGTTCTCAAAGACGGCGGCATCTTAATACTTGAAACGCCAAATCCGGAAAATTTACGCGTCGCTACGCTAAATTTCTACCTCGACGCGACGCACGTTAAGCCCATCCCGCCGATGCTGCTTGAGTATCTGTGCGAATTTGAGGGCTTTAATAATACGTTTATGATGAGGCTAAACTCAAATTTGAGCTTTAGCGAGGACTTAGAAAACCAAAACGTCACGCTAAGAGACGTTTTGAGCAGCGTCGGGCTTGATTACGCGATTTTGGGGCTTAAAAACGGCGACGAAAAAACGCGCGAAGCGTTTTTAAACGCGGCCAAAAGTGGTTATAGTTTTGAAGAGTTAGCCGATAGATTCGACATATCGGCATTTGAAAACAAAACGCAGATGCTCGAGCTAAAAAACGACGTCTGGAAGGGCTCTTTGGAGACGAAAGAGGCGCTGTGGAAAAGCTCGCTTGAGCTAATGGAGAGCAAAAATCAAATCGTAAATTTGCAAAATGAAAATGCGCGCTTACACGAAGATTTAGAAAATCTACTGAGCAAATATCTCGCGCTAAATCACAAAGTCTACGTCCTAGAAAACGAAGCTCCCGTTATCAAAAACGATATCGAGCAGCTTAAAATTTTCGTCGCTAAATTTAAAAGAGTCGCAAAGCCGCTCATTTGGGTCTATAAATTTTTAAGATTTTGTAAAAATTTAGCCAAAGAAAATCTCAAAAAAGCGCTTAAATTCGGTATAAATTTGACGGAAAGAGCGGCAAATAGCCATCCTAAATTTAAGAAAAATCTCAAGATATTTTTAAATAAATTTCCGGCTCTTAGGGCGAGAATTTTTAGCCTAAAAGGTCAGGTTAGAGACGATATCTACGTCTCGCAAGAAGGAGTTTTCGAGCCTAATGTATTTGAGCTAACGCACTCAAAAGAGTATGAGCGAAATTTGGAGCTAAAAAATCTCAAATTTAACGAAAACTTTAGCGAACTAACCGTCATCGGCAGTATCAGCGGGCACTATAGTTTGGCCGCGATAAACAGAAACATCGTATTTAGGCTGCTCGGTAAGGTAAAAAACGTCTTTGTGATCTGCTACCACGAGAACTACTTCGATAAAATCGAAGACATCGCGATAACCAAAGACGAGTACGAAACGCTAAGAAGCATAGTACCCGATAAAAATGCGCATCCAAAAATAAGCGACGACAAGGTCGCGATCTACCACCACTACCCGCTGATAGAAGACGTTAGGGATGGTTACGGATTTGAGATTGCGGTGTTTTTCTGGGAGGAGTCGCGCATCCCGCCTAGGACGATAGAAATTTTAAACTCCAAGTATAAAGGCATTTTGGTTTCGACGTTTTTTATCAAAAAAATCCTCATAGATAACGGATGCTATACGCCCGTAAAAGTGGCCGATATCCCGCTAAAAATGCCGCCCGAGCCAAGCGTTTTGCAAGAAAATAGCGAACAAAAGCGCGAGATAAAGCTCTTTCACATCTCGTCGTGCCTACCTAGAAAGGGTGCCGACGTGCTGCTACGAGCCTTTAACGAAGCTTGCAAAAAAGCTAAATTTGACCTCAGTCTAACGATAAAAAGCTTCCCTAATCCGCACAATAGCGCAACCGAACAAATCGAGCTTCTAGTCGATAAAAAATACCGAAGCAAAATCCGCGTCATACTAAACGAAGACCTAACCGCGCTTGACGTGGCAAACCTCTATGAGCAGTGCGATATCGTCGTACTACCGACGCGCGGCGAAGGACTAAATATGCCAGCAATCGAAGGCGTACACTACAAAAAGCCCGTTATCTCCACCGACTATAGCGGCCAGTGCGAGTTTTTGGACGATAGCTGCGAGTTTGTCGGGTATAAATTCGCGCCCGCGGTTACGCATTTTAATCTAAATTATTCGTTTTGGGCGGAGCCTAGCGTAAAGGATCTGGGCGAAAAAATCATCAAAGTATCCGAGCAAATTTTACAAAACCGCGCGCCAAACATAGAGCCGCTAAAACACAAAGTCGATGAAATGATGTTCGGTGAGAAAAACGCGCTAAATTTCATCTCGAGCATCTCGCATCTAAAATCCTTTAAAAATGAGCCGCGTGAGCTAAAAATCGCCTATTTTTCGACGTATAACGCCGTTTGCGGTATAGCCGAATACTCAAAATACCTAACGGACGAGCTTGCACGTACGGGCGCAAATTTAGAAATTTATACTTGGAGCGAGCAAAAGTGCGCTAAGGAGCCTAATCTAGCCCAAGAAAACGGCGTGAAAGTCCATGAAATAGAGCGAGAAAAACTACTAAGCGAGCTTAAAACGGATGCAAATATAATCTGGCTGCAACACCATTTTACGTTTTTTGAGATAGACGAAAAGTTAAAATCAGACGTTGCCGCGCTAAAATCGCAGGGCAAAATTTGCTTTATTACGCTTCACGCCACGAAGCAAATCCTAAACTACCCGCGCCAAACTCAGCAAAACTGGCACGATACGCTTTACGAATTCGACCGAGTTTTCGTCCACAGCATCGACGATCTAAATACACTTAGACTACTCGGGCTTGCCGATAACGTCACGCTAGTACCGCACGGAACGCAAAATTTGGCACCCGAGCAAAACAAACGTAAGGAAACGGACGGCAAATTTAGGATAGGATTTTTCGGGCTGCTCTTTGCACATAAAAATTTACCCGTACTGCTGCAAGCCTTTGCTAAATTTAGCCAAAATACGGACGCGAAGCTAATTATCATTAGCCCCGTCGCAAACGCAGATAGCGAGGCGGAACTGCAAAGATGCCGTAAGCTTTGCGAAAAGCTAAATTTGGACGAAAAAGTGGAGTGGAACACCGAGTTTTTGCCGATAGAGGAGGTAAATAAAAAGCTAAGCGACTGCGATGTCATCGTGCTGCCTTACGGGCAAACCGACGAGGGAGCCAGCGGGGCGGCCAGGATAGCGTTAAGCGCATGCAAAAACGTTATAGTAACGCCGTCAAGAATCTTTAGCGAGATGAAAAACGTCACGATAAAAACGGACGGATTTAACGATTGGCACATTTTAGAGCAACTAGAAAAAGTAAAAAATAGCGAAATAGATGCTAAAATTTATGACGAACGCACAAAATGGCTAAGCCAAAACAGCTGGAGCAGTATCGCGGGGCTTTACCTGCGGATATTTAGAGCCGTAGCGACGGATAAAAATTTTATGCAACATTTAAAAAACGGAGAATAA
- a CDS encoding 6-hydroxymethylpterin diphosphokinase MptE-like protein, protein MPQNEYSTMDDFQVVKEKENEQKNAKKSSEAFEPSANPIFQKNLQALFQQDEILAARLWGMDEMADYDVFVGKDPIDINIINNKTLKYVYENPVKDVQNTLESVENEYKRYPIMYFYGLGNGILYKALLKNETHQKIIVVEPEIEIIYAVLNLIDLSDELSSERLTLFYSEFANYTQFYYLACNSKFTAYAKIYNLQIHSPFYDQFSDDYAKINQSFAKAISQMVAGHGNSIDDNLIGVRNNIENLTAMLTNYSYVDLIKKRYKLMDTAVIVSTGPSLDKQLETLKKFAPYVTVISLDASLPILMKHGIKPDYVTSIERVEATSSFFKKRDKKIDKDAYFIIASLTHKKTIKNILPRRLVLTMRPQQNETSFGLKGYGYLGIGHSTANQAYQLAYVLKHKNIVLIGQDLAFAPDGKSHATGHAFAQADEYLYVKAYGGEGEVRTTYVWDKFRNQFEADIEQSSKKDVTTYNCTQGGARIEGSIEKPFLETMQELCKDKKQKNLPNIAPIKEKRTNKDMLKAYKVLVKKLSFENEAKRIIEETFLEVVPKIDEISKLRDEGKLNEKHFHKLVKISNRIDKAKDAISKPKFKPFIENIVAISVYFQELELAKISVAPSDTTMQKVNKLAEWVEIHKYWLFSVAGGLNAEIETIKKASSNLVRELKKRGLITKDEIGRAKENFRLSY, encoded by the coding sequence ATGCCGCAAAACGAATATTCGACTATGGATGATTTTCAGGTCGTAAAAGAAAAAGAAAACGAGCAAAAAAACGCAAAAAAAAGTTCTGAAGCATTTGAACCAAGCGCCAATCCGATATTTCAAAAAAACTTGCAAGCCCTCTTTCAGCAAGACGAAATTTTAGCCGCCCGCCTTTGGGGAATGGACGAGATGGCGGATTACGACGTATTTGTCGGCAAAGACCCGATCGACATAAACATCATCAACAATAAAACCTTAAAATACGTCTACGAAAATCCCGTCAAAGACGTCCAAAATACCCTAGAATCCGTCGAAAACGAATATAAGCGCTACCCGATTATGTATTTTTACGGGCTAGGCAACGGGATACTTTATAAAGCACTTTTAAAAAACGAAACACATCAGAAAATAATAGTCGTAGAACCGGAAATCGAAATCATCTATGCAGTGTTAAATTTGATCGACCTTTCAGATGAATTATCCAGCGAAAGGCTAACTCTTTTTTACTCCGAGTTCGCAAACTACACGCAGTTTTATTATCTGGCGTGCAATAGCAAATTTACCGCATACGCTAAAATTTATAATCTTCAAATTCACTCGCCGTTTTACGATCAGTTTAGCGACGACTACGCAAAAATAAATCAATCCTTTGCAAAAGCCATCTCTCAAATGGTAGCCGGTCACGGCAACAGCATAGACGACAATCTAATCGGAGTGAGAAATAATATAGAAAATTTAACGGCGATGCTCACAAACTACTCCTACGTCGATTTGATAAAAAAGCGTTATAAACTAATGGACACGGCAGTCATCGTTTCAACGGGGCCAAGCCTTGATAAACAGCTCGAGACGCTTAAAAAATTTGCTCCGTACGTTACCGTCATCAGCCTTGACGCATCGCTACCGATATTAATGAAACACGGCATAAAGCCTGATTACGTAACTTCAATAGAGCGCGTAGAGGCCACGTCGAGTTTTTTTAAAAAAAGAGATAAAAAAATAGACAAAGACGCTTACTTTATCATCGCGTCTTTGACGCATAAAAAAACGATTAAAAATATCTTACCTCGCCGCCTAGTCCTAACCATGCGCCCTCAGCAAAACGAAACGTCGTTCGGGCTAAAAGGCTACGGCTACCTAGGGATCGGGCACTCCACGGCAAATCAAGCCTATCAGCTAGCCTACGTTTTAAAACATAAAAATATCGTTTTAATCGGACAAGACTTAGCCTTTGCTCCGGACGGTAAATCTCACGCCACCGGGCACGCGTTCGCGCAAGCCGACGAGTATCTATACGTCAAAGCATACGGCGGCGAGGGTGAAGTTCGCACGACTTACGTCTGGGATAAATTTAGAAATCAATTTGAAGCCGATATCGAGCAGTCGAGCAAAAAAGACGTAACGACGTATAACTGCACGCAAGGCGGCGCCAGGATAGAAGGCAGCATAGAAAAGCCGTTTTTAGAGACTATGCAAGAGCTTTGCAAAGACAAAAAACAAAAAAATCTCCCCAATATCGCGCCGATAAAAGAAAAAAGAACGAATAAAGATATGTTAAAAGCATATAAAGTACTCGTAAAAAAGCTAAGCTTTGAAAACGAAGCCAAACGCATAATCGAAGAAACGTTTTTAGAAGTCGTACCGAAAATAGACGAAATTTCAAAACTAAGAGACGAAGGGAAATTAAACGAAAAACACTTTCACAAGCTCGTTAAAATTTCAAATAGGATAGATAAAGCAAAAGACGCTATCTCAAAGCCTAAATTTAAGCCTTTCATCGAAAATATAGTGGCCATATCCGTATATTTCCAAGAGCTTGAACTAGCTAAAATCTCAGTCGCCCCTAGCGATACGACGATGCAAAAGGTAAACAAGCTAGCCGAATGGGTAGAAATCCATAAATACTGGCTATTTTCGGTAGCCGGCGGACTAAACGCAGAGATAGAAACTATAAAAAAAGCTTCTAGCAATTTAGTCCGCGAGCTAAAAAAACGAGGACTCATAACCAAAGACGAGATAGGTCGAGCAAAGGAAAATTTCAGACTGAGTTATTAA
- a CDS encoding ABC transporter ATP-binding protein → MILSVQNICKTYLDYESNFKRFASWFSKNKEEKNVKTVLKDVSFDVGAGEVVGLIGQNGAGKSTLLKIISRTLKPSSGRVTSGAKISSILELGMGFHGDLTGRQNAYQSCSLMGYSKEQIDEIIAYIEDFAEIGEYFDYPVRIYSSGMQMRLAFSVVTANRPDILIIDEALSVGDVYFQHKSFDKIKEFKSLGTTLIIVSHDSGAIKSICDRVILLEKGQILKDGEPEAVLDYYNALISKKQDVQISQITLQNGKIATVSGNKKACIKNVEILDAAGKKIQNLEVGKKIKLKVTVLANENLPSLVLGYQIKNRFSQVVYGTNTYHLKQALKNLKKGEEYDFSFEFDANLGVGSFSVTIALHDSDNHLQNNYEWRDNAIIFNVVNFSKPDFVGLAYLEPSLEIKRING, encoded by the coding sequence ATGATTTTATCCGTTCAAAATATCTGCAAAACTTACTTGGACTACGAGAGCAACTTTAAGCGATTTGCCTCGTGGTTTAGTAAAAATAAAGAAGAAAAAAACGTAAAAACCGTACTAAAAGACGTGAGTTTTGACGTGGGAGCCGGCGAAGTAGTCGGGCTAATCGGACAAAACGGAGCGGGCAAAAGCACTCTTTTAAAAATCATCTCGCGCACGCTAAAGCCCTCAAGCGGCCGCGTAACGAGCGGGGCTAAAATTTCGTCCATCTTAGAGCTAGGCATGGGCTTTCACGGCGATCTAACGGGTAGGCAAAACGCCTATCAGTCCTGCTCTCTCATGGGCTACTCAAAAGAGCAAATCGACGAAATAATAGCCTATATCGAAGACTTTGCCGAGATAGGCGAGTATTTTGATTATCCCGTGCGAATTTACAGCAGCGGCATGCAGATGCGCCTTGCTTTTTCGGTCGTCACGGCAAATCGCCCCGATATACTCATCATCGACGAGGCGCTATCGGTCGGCGACGTGTATTTCCAGCATAAAAGCTTTGATAAGATAAAAGAATTTAAAAGCCTAGGTACGACGCTCATCATCGTTTCGCACGATAGCGGCGCGATAAAATCCATCTGCGATCGCGTAATCTTGCTAGAAAAAGGGCAAATTTTAAAAGACGGCGAGCCTGAAGCAGTTCTTGATTATTACAACGCCCTAATCTCAAAAAAACAAGACGTACAAATCTCGCAAATAACCCTGCAAAACGGCAAAATCGCAACCGTATCTGGCAACAAAAAAGCCTGCATAAAAAACGTCGAAATTTTAGACGCCGCAGGCAAAAAGATACAAAATTTAGAAGTCGGCAAAAAAATCAAGCTAAAAGTAACCGTACTGGCAAACGAAAATTTGCCCTCGCTGGTACTGGGCTATCAGATCAAAAATCGCTTCTCGCAGGTCGTCTACGGCACGAACACTTACCACCTAAAGCAAGCTTTAAAAAATCTCAAAAAAGGCGAGGAGTACGACTTTAGTTTTGAATTTGACGCAAATTTGGGCGTCGGGTCGTTTTCGGTCACGATAGCGCTGCACGATAGCGACAACCATCTGCAAAATAACTACGAATGGCGCGACAACGCGATCATTTTTAACGTCGTAAATTTTAGCAAGCCCGATTTCGTCGGTCTTGCGTATCTTGAACCGAGTTTGGAAATAAAGAGAATAAATGGATAA
- the pseI gene encoding pseudaminic acid synthase codes for MKIANFDTNEKVLLIAELSANHSGSLELAVETIKAAKRAGADAVKLQTYTADSLTLNSKKEDFMLRGGLWDGYDLYSLYQKALTPREWHETLFKTAANEGLICFSSPFSNDDADFLERFDPPAYKIASFEVTDYDFIRHIAKKGKPVVISTGIATLREIEDAVQICKECGNENVALLKCTSSYPAPLEGMNLLTIADMKRKFGAEVGFSDHTLGIVAPVVAVSLGARIVEKHFILNKEVRSVDEAFSLDEDEFKQMASAVRDAEKLLGKAVYELDERALASRNYARSLYACADIKKGEIFSEQNVKSVRPGWGLHPKFKRELIGKPAKRDINFGDRLSSEDM; via the coding sequence ATGAAAATAGCAAATTTCGATACGAACGAAAAGGTCCTTTTAATCGCCGAACTCTCGGCAAATCACTCGGGTAGCTTAGAGCTTGCCGTCGAAACTATCAAGGCGGCCAAACGCGCGGGAGCCGACGCCGTAAAACTGCAAACATACACGGCCGATAGCCTGACGCTAAATTCCAAAAAAGAGGATTTCATGCTACGCGGCGGACTGTGGGACGGGTATGATTTATATAGCCTTTATCAAAAAGCCTTAACTCCGCGCGAGTGGCACGAAACGCTTTTTAAAACGGCCGCAAACGAAGGATTAATCTGCTTTTCAAGCCCGTTTAGCAACGACGACGCCGATTTTTTAGAGCGCTTTGACCCGCCTGCTTACAAAATCGCTAGCTTTGAGGTAACCGATTACGATTTTATACGGCACATAGCTAAAAAAGGCAAACCCGTCGTCATCTCGACCGGCATCGCTACCCTGCGGGAGATTGAAGACGCGGTGCAAATTTGCAAAGAGTGCGGCAACGAAAACGTCGCGCTTTTAAAATGCACGTCTAGCTACCCAGCTCCGCTTGAGGGGATGAATCTACTCACGATCGCCGATATGAAACGAAAATTCGGCGCAGAAGTCGGCTTTTCAGACCATACTCTGGGTATCGTAGCGCCAGTAGTAGCCGTGAGCCTAGGCGCTCGCATCGTAGAAAAACATTTTATCCTAAACAAAGAGGTGCGAAGCGTGGATGAGGCGTTTAGCCTAGACGAGGATGAATTTAAACAGATGGCAAGCGCCGTAAGAGACGCAGAAAAACTACTAGGCAAAGCCGTCTACGAATTAGACGAAAGAGCGCTTGCTAGCCGCAACTACGCTCGTTCGCTTTATGCCTGCGCAGATATCAAAAAAGGCGAAATTTTTAGCGAGCAAAACGTAAAAAGCGTGCGCCCGGGCTGGGGTTTGCATCCTAAATTTAAACGCGAGCTAATCGGCAAACCGGCCAAACGAGACATAAATTTCGGAGATAGATTAAGCAGCGAGGATATGTAA
- a CDS encoding ABC transporter permease, whose product MFSNIYTYRFFIVNSVKNEFITKFAKSKLGVAWAILHPLAQVLIYATILSSVLSAKLPGIDSKYAYAIYLMSGMLCWMLFSEIFSRCIGIFTDNANIIKKMSFPKIVLPATVVLSSAINNLILFVSIAVVFAFLGHFAGVNLIFLPIFSVVTMMLAVGFGLFFGVINVFMRDVGQIIAIVLQFLFWLTPIVYMTSILPPNLQELIYINPLVGVVSGYHDILIYDKTPDFSLLIYPAFIGAASLGAAFFVYKRAEEEMADVL is encoded by the coding sequence TTGTTTTCAAATATTTATACGTATAGGTTTTTTATCGTAAATTCGGTCAAAAACGAATTTATAACCAAATTCGCAAAAAGCAAACTGGGCGTAGCGTGGGCGATACTGCATCCGCTAGCCCAGGTGCTCATCTACGCGACCATACTCTCCTCGGTACTCTCAGCCAAGCTACCCGGCATCGATAGCAAATACGCCTACGCGATCTACCTAATGAGCGGGATGCTTTGCTGGATGCTTTTTAGCGAGATTTTTTCGCGCTGTATCGGCATTTTTACCGACAACGCCAACATAATCAAAAAAATGTCCTTCCCTAAAATCGTCCTTCCGGCTACCGTGGTTTTAAGCTCGGCGATAAACAATCTAATTTTATTCGTCTCTATTGCGGTAGTATTTGCGTTTTTGGGGCATTTTGCGGGCGTAAATTTGATCTTTTTGCCGATCTTTTCCGTCGTTACGATGATGCTAGCCGTCGGATTTGGGCTGTTTTTCGGCGTGATAAACGTCTTTATGCGCGACGTAGGCCAGATCATCGCCATCGTATTACAGTTTTTATTTTGGCTAACGCCGATCGTTTATATGACGAGTATCTTGCCGCCGAATTTGCAAGAGCTTATCTACATAAACCCGCTCGTCGGCGTCGTTAGCGGCTATCACGATATTTTGATCTACGACAAGACGCCGGATTTTTCGCTTTTGATTTATCCGGCCTTTATCGGCGCGGCAAGCCTTGGAGCCGCGTTTTTCGTTTATAAACGAGCCGAAGAAGAGATGGCGGACGTTTTATGA